From Anaerohalosphaera lusitana, one genomic window encodes:
- a CDS encoding AAA family ATPase, protein MSLVRQMKNQKERLVEELTRAGATCKGNTVTCFCGDTHPSGGIYQNENGWRYKCHRCGFSGDVFDVQAKREGRRPSEVLREFSKRRDGRPEVRSGLGKDREDSGSGWGEKSPTAVADRPRRGNCRVFGSLDDLETSLPGEIVSKHRYADEKGRPFHCVYRLQLPDGSKTYRPAHYHNGSYILKAPPKLWKLYNLPIVVESEGLIMVEGEKAADALIECGFKATTTPGGSGKAAYTDLTPLAGKSVVLWPDNDQAGREHMDQVKDMLLEMDPPAELDIIEPADILLEEKQDAADFVERVRELETDMTTEIINALNESKPVGPADGLAQRIEAMIAGEYKAIDLPWGATSKLTKALLPGTVTLLCGSPGASKSFMLLQAVAFWLDCGVKACVYELEEDREFHLMRALAQRSGLASITDPDWVKNNPDTARNACLEHYKFLSKLARAMQAAPDKQPTYEHVVQWAREKAEAGNRIICIDPITAVAQDPRPWAKDSEFLEQIKTIATAYGCSFVLVTHPSKEILQSPNMNKLAGGAAYSRFSQTVLWLENHPAKDSMVRTSVGRIEEGHNRTLHIIKARNSRGQGLSVACEFNAESLTLDEAGLIVGEKD, encoded by the coding sequence ATGAGCTTAGTACGGCAGATGAAAAATCAAAAGGAGCGACTGGTCGAAGAATTGACCAGGGCCGGTGCAACGTGCAAGGGCAATACGGTTACATGTTTTTGCGGCGATACGCATCCCAGCGGCGGCATCTATCAGAACGAAAATGGATGGCGGTACAAATGCCACAGGTGCGGATTCAGCGGCGATGTATTTGATGTGCAGGCAAAACGAGAAGGTCGCCGGCCGAGCGAAGTCTTGCGGGAATTCAGTAAAAGGCGAGATGGCCGTCCTGAGGTTCGCTCAGGGCTTGGAAAGGACAGAGAGGACTCTGGGTCAGGCTGGGGCGAGAAATCGCCTACAGCGGTCGCAGATCGTCCGAGAAGGGGCAATTGCAGAGTGTTCGGTTCACTCGATGACCTCGAAACAAGCCTTCCTGGTGAAATAGTGAGCAAACACAGATATGCCGATGAGAAGGGCAGGCCTTTTCATTGTGTCTACCGGCTGCAGCTTCCGGACGGCAGCAAGACCTATCGGCCGGCACATTATCACAACGGCAGCTACATTCTCAAGGCACCGCCAAAGCTTTGGAAGCTGTACAATCTGCCTATCGTAGTGGAGTCCGAAGGCCTGATCATGGTAGAGGGTGAGAAAGCGGCCGATGCGCTGATCGAATGCGGATTCAAGGCAACGACCACGCCGGGTGGATCGGGTAAAGCAGCGTACACGGATTTGACGCCGCTCGCGGGCAAAAGCGTGGTTCTCTGGCCCGACAATGACCAGGCAGGCAGAGAGCACATGGACCAGGTAAAGGACATGCTGCTGGAGATGGATCCGCCTGCGGAACTGGACATCATCGAGCCTGCGGACATTTTGCTTGAAGAGAAGCAGGATGCGGCAGACTTTGTTGAGCGTGTTCGAGAACTCGAAACTGACATGACCACGGAAATAATTAATGCGCTCAATGAGAGCAAGCCTGTCGGTCCCGCGGACGGTCTGGCACAGCGTATCGAGGCGATGATAGCGGGAGAGTACAAGGCGATCGATCTGCCCTGGGGCGCGACGTCGAAGCTGACGAAGGCACTTTTACCCGGTACGGTTACGTTGTTGTGCGGCAGTCCTGGTGCTTCGAAAAGCTTTATGCTGCTGCAGGCGGTGGCATTCTGGCTGGACTGCGGAGTGAAGGCGTGCGTGTACGAACTTGAGGAGGATCGTGAGTTTCATCTCATGCGGGCGCTGGCACAGCGGTCCGGGTTGGCGAGTATCACCGATCCTGACTGGGTGAAAAATAATCCGGACACAGCGAGAAATGCCTGTTTGGAGCATTACAAGTTTTTGTCCAAACTGGCCCGAGCGATGCAAGCGGCCCCAGATAAGCAGCCGACATATGAGCATGTGGTGCAGTGGGCCAGAGAAAAAGCCGAAGCAGGCAATCGGATCATATGCATCGATCCGATTACCGCTGTTGCCCAGGATCCCAGGCCATGGGCTAAGGACAGCGAATTTCTTGAGCAGATCAAGACGATAGCAACGGCATACGGTTGTTCGTTTGTACTGGTGACGCATCCCAGCAAGGAAATATTGCAGTCGCCGAATATGAATAAGCTGGCTGGTGGGGCGGCTTATTCGCGGTTTTCGCAGACGGTTCTCTGGCTGGAGAATCATCCTGCCAAAGACAGCATGGTCAGAACGAGTGTGGGCCGAATAGAAGAGGGACACAACCGAACGCTGCACATAATCAAAGCGCGAAACAGCAGAGGGCAGGGGCTTTCGGTGGCTTGCGAGTTCAATGCGGAATCTCTAACACTGGATGAAGCGGGGCTTATAGTTGGCGAGAAAGATTAG
- a CDS encoding recombinase family protein — MIRQTHQPGRKAILYARFSPRRNADQCESIETQFELCEDYCSKNQIEIVARFSDKAFSGSDEDRPGLWAAMNALKRGQCLVVYRLDRLARSVYLSDIVERTVKKKGASIVSISGEGTWADSDEDWLVRKILQTLAEYERKVTAARTKAAMLRHQANGKRMSKHPPYGFAIDPADPDRLIPSQAEQKVIQRIIILRESGLPLRAICRQLESEGIRCRNSSWHHTKLQRILQRVDASASNLSRQL, encoded by the coding sequence ATGATCAGGCAAACTCACCAACCAGGCCGAAAAGCAATTCTCTACGCACGCTTCTCACCGCGGCGCAATGCCGACCAGTGCGAATCGATCGAAACACAATTCGAGCTTTGTGAGGATTACTGCAGCAAGAACCAAATCGAGATCGTCGCCAGGTTCAGCGACAAGGCTTTCTCCGGCTCAGATGAAGATCGTCCAGGATTGTGGGCGGCAATGAATGCTCTCAAACGCGGTCAATGCCTTGTAGTCTATCGACTGGACCGGCTGGCCCGCAGCGTCTATCTCTCCGACATCGTCGAACGCACGGTCAAAAAGAAAGGCGCTTCTATCGTCAGCATATCGGGCGAAGGCACCTGGGCAGACAGCGACGAGGACTGGCTCGTCCGCAAGATCCTCCAAACACTTGCCGAATATGAACGCAAGGTTACAGCAGCCCGCACCAAGGCCGCAATGCTGCGTCATCAGGCCAACGGCAAACGCATGAGCAAACACCCGCCGTACGGCTTTGCGATCGATCCCGCTGATCCTGACCGCCTGATCCCAAGCCAAGCTGAACAAAAGGTAATCCAGCGTATTATCATCTTGCGCGAATCGGGACTGCCGCTTCGAGCTATATGCCGCCAACTCGAAAGCGAAGGCATCAGATGTCGCAACTCGAGTTGGCATCACACAAAGTTACAGCGGATACTCCAGCGGGTAGATGCATCCGCTTCTAATCTTTCTCGCCAACTATAA
- a CDS encoding helix-turn-helix transcriptional regulator codes for MNSPKNMIMEASRNCQNKREGEAEPQIRLITAEQFGHILGLSKRQIFRLNATGRVPKPLKIGGAVRWNKGEIHAWLQKGAPDRLTWEAIQSK; via the coding sequence ATGAATTCACCGAAAAACATGATCATGGAAGCAAGTCGAAACTGCCAGAACAAACGAGAGGGTGAGGCGGAGCCGCAAATTCGTTTGATAACCGCCGAACAGTTCGGGCATATTCTGGGTCTTAGCAAAAGGCAGATATTCCGTCTGAACGCAACCGGCAGGGTGCCCAAACCGCTGAAGATCGGCGGGGCGGTTCGCTGGAACAAAGGCGAGATACATGCCTGGCTGCAGAAAGGGGCGCCGGATAGACTGACCTGGGAAGCGATACAGAGTAAATAA
- a CDS encoding PEP-CTERM sorting domain-containing protein (PEP-CTERM proteins occur, often in large numbers, in the proteomes of bacteria that also encode an exosortase, a predicted intramembrane cysteine proteinase. The presence of a PEP-CTERM domain at a protein's C-terminus predicts cleavage within the sorting domain, followed by covalent anchoring to some some component of the (usually Gram-negative) cell surface. Many PEP-CTERM proteins exhibit an unusual sequence composition that includes large numbers of potential glycosylation sites. Expression of one such protein has been shown restore the ability of a bacterium to form floc, a type of biofilm.): protein MTRLALVSLVACLMAVCAPSHAGLINIDADGFADGVDISNAFAGATLSAVGSYSGLDGKVYAAEDSLASTGDMVFANNLAFGAEWSTDSDLGFALRVDFDQMADYVAIDFIGDDQADSAIVKAYNGQGQLIAAGLSYLLDNGEVAKAQINRPNYDIAYIVAGGLTIDGDAATVHLDNIEANVVPEPATLALLGVGGLTLLRKRRNA, encoded by the coding sequence ATGACTAGGTTAGCTTTGGTTTCTCTTGTGGCTTGTTTGATGGCGGTGTGTGCACCGAGTCATGCCGGTTTGATTAACATTGACGCAGACGGTTTTGCAGACGGTGTGGATATTTCAAACGCCTTTGCAGGTGCTACCTTATCTGCCGTGGGATCCTATTCCGGTCTTGACGGCAAGGTTTATGCTGCCGAGGATTCCCTGGCGAGCACTGGTGACATGGTGTTTGCCAACAATCTGGCGTTTGGTGCGGAATGGTCGACAGATTCCGATCTGGGTTTTGCTCTCCGCGTTGATTTCGACCAGATGGCAGACTATGTCGCGATCGACTTTATCGGTGACGATCAGGCAGATTCGGCTATCGTCAAGGCCTATAACGGCCAGGGGCAGCTAATTGCTGCGGGTCTGTCTTACCTGCTCGACAACGGTGAAGTTGCTAAGGCACAAATCAACCGTCCCAATTATGACATCGCCTATATCGTGGCAGGCGGATTGACAATTGACGGTGACGCAGCAACTGTTCATCTGGACAATATCGAGGCCAATGTTGTGCCTGAGCCAGCCACACTGGCGTTGTTAGGAGTTGGTGGCCTTACCTTGCTTCGCAAGAGGCGAAATGCGTAG
- a CDS encoding LuxR C-terminal-related transcriptional regulator, whose protein sequence is MAIEHGDRINMNLGLTPAETKIFELILEGYSNKEIAKMLHRSVRTIEDHRARIMKKAGAENVVELVKKAFSLGLISNSAGHYEVSAECG, encoded by the coding sequence ATGGCAATTGAACATGGCGACCGCATCAATATGAATCTCGGGCTGACTCCAGCGGAGACGAAGATTTTCGAGCTGATACTTGAAGGTTACAGTAACAAAGAAATAGCGAAGATGCTGCATCGCTCGGTTCGTACCATTGAGGATCACAGGGCCAGGATAATGAAAAAAGCCGGAGCTGAAAATGTTGTCGAATTGGTCAAGAAGGCGTTCAGCCTGGGATTAATATCCAATAGTGCCGGCCATTATGAAGTGAGTGCGGAGTGCGGTTAA
- a CDS encoding response regulator transcription factor — translation MENIKENGNHPVCVIHPEKSFREIIKQHICEKGFECHCYGGNDGFFQDFDGDQAGVLITPAQTRDGFDNEIKQIKQTCPGFQVIALADNASVEEAVELMRKGAFGVVEPSKFDQQLFKELENAFEQIGCYSKLADLTPTEKVVLGHLLEGMGNKQIARKMHRSVRTIEDHRANIMKKMEAANVVDLVKKALAFGYCDL, via the coding sequence ATGGAAAATATAAAGGAAAACGGCAACCACCCTGTATGTGTGATCCATCCTGAGAAGTCGTTTCGGGAGATTATAAAACAGCACATTTGTGAAAAAGGCTTTGAATGCCACTGTTATGGGGGGAATGATGGATTTTTTCAGGACTTTGATGGAGATCAGGCTGGTGTATTGATAACGCCTGCACAAACCCGGGATGGTTTTGATAATGAAATTAAGCAGATAAAGCAGACTTGTCCGGGATTCCAGGTGATCGCTCTGGCAGATAATGCCTCCGTCGAAGAAGCGGTTGAACTGATGAGGAAAGGTGCGTTTGGTGTGGTCGAACCAAGCAAATTTGATCAGCAGCTGTTTAAAGAGCTTGAAAATGCTTTTGAGCAGATAGGCTGTTATTCAAAGCTGGCAGACCTTACGCCAACAGAGAAGGTGGTACTTGGGCATCTCCTTGAAGGTATGGGCAATAAACAAATAGCCAGGAAAATGCATCGATCGGTACGTACGATAGAGGACCATCGGGCTAACATCATGAAAAAGATGGAAGCTGCCAATGTCGTCGATCTAGTTAAAAAGGCCCTGGCATTTGGATATTGTGATTTGTAG
- a CDS encoding PEP-CTERM sorting domain-containing protein: protein MKVSKFVFICVVALICSCQAFANYHVKYDFNNQWTGDYAPGWENTDFAGGEDPTGVMMQFAYAGLQGSGAVRIIATDTPDDSYWWADVNPTNVDEAAMAKQYNPWVSAWYWDEGYNSESGNTEGLHRGGQIFAVPDTQAGSGDWSDTQLGAGINSGDQYYYAYADNGGTTVAGTDTVRSEGWHQLKLQLSSDDGKIHYYIDGQEVGATVRDDYDNLLGFGLSTVFTNPLSEWSYNYPWSVWDDFEYGSSIPEPTTIALLGFGSAIFIRRRRA from the coding sequence ATGAAAGTATCAAAGTTTGTTTTCATCTGTGTGGTCGCATTGATTTGCAGTTGTCAGGCATTTGCAAATTACCATGTGAAGTATGATTTTAATAATCAATGGACCGGTGATTATGCTCCGGGGTGGGAAAATACAGATTTCGCAGGAGGCGAAGATCCCACCGGCGTTATGATGCAGTTTGCCTATGCGGGACTGCAGGGCAGCGGTGCGGTGAGGATTATCGCCACGGATACACCTGACGACAGTTACTGGTGGGCCGATGTAAATCCGACTAATGTGGATGAAGCGGCCATGGCCAAACAGTACAATCCGTGGGTCAGTGCGTGGTACTGGGACGAAGGCTACAACAGTGAATCAGGTAATACAGAGGGCCTGCACAGAGGCGGACAGATTTTTGCTGTGCCGGATACGCAGGCAGGTTCTGGCGATTGGAGTGACACTCAGCTGGGTGCCGGGATTAACAGCGGCGACCAGTACTATTATGCATATGCTGATAACGGCGGTACCACCGTTGCAGGTACAGATACAGTTCGCTCAGAGGGCTGGCATCAGCTGAAACTTCAGCTGTCCAGTGATGACGGCAAGATACATTACTATATCGACGGCCAGGAGGTTGGAGCCACGGTCAGGGATGATTATGATAACTTGCTCGGATTTGGACTCTCTACAGTGTTCACAAATCCGCTCAGCGAGTGGTCATATAATTATCCGTGGTCAGTTTGGGATGATTTTGAGTATGGATCGTCTATTCCAGAGCCGACAACTATTGCTTTGCTTGGTTTTGGTTCTGCAATCTTCATCAGAAGAAGGCGCGCGTAG
- a CDS encoding dockerin type I domain-containing protein has protein sequence MNSTSTKTTVVLLVMAVLAGSVIAGAQNTGQAMEAMANRLVDNQNVDGFWNAEPYHTGSIVPGLVAGYEYACDQSYLDAAGMACEFIIWEAQGNYFGDEAYALVQYGDVADEPYYLTEVYDFYQWVDEVLLGSTEQYIADFENGTEPSSAVFYVAHHTVAAYAVDSPAKYKWRQGLRHHLARVDDTSSFPLMGMAVAAWAFAQTDAGLDSTPVTPAGETPASDYWDGVTLADLPGKVADLQVQRAQNDGTFFEKLLPEENGFESGYSEDTIYAVLALQQAKEAGIEVNYSVADAREKMLGGIEMVTNGSRLLGKVYGHLTDPDPTDTYHFYAGKMLSALDAASIPTDLNGDDVIDIKDLEILAANWLSDSGCQCERVDINDDGVVNYPDFAEIVKNKSEK, from the coding sequence ATGAACTCAACAAGCACAAAAACGACAGTCGTGCTGCTGGTTATGGCGGTGTTAGCCGGATCTGTCATCGCAGGTGCGCAGAACACCGGCCAGGCAATGGAGGCGATGGCCAATCGGTTGGTCGACAACCAGAACGTTGACGGATTCTGGAATGCCGAGCCATACCACACGGGAAGCATTGTCCCGGGTCTGGTGGCCGGTTATGAGTATGCATGTGATCAGTCATATCTAGATGCGGCAGGGATGGCTTGTGAGTTTATTATCTGGGAGGCACAGGGCAACTATTTCGGCGATGAGGCTTACGCGTTAGTCCAATACGGTGATGTTGCCGATGAGCCTTACTATCTGACTGAGGTATATGATTTTTATCAGTGGGTCGATGAGGTTTTGCTGGGCAGCACCGAGCAATACATTGCCGATTTTGAAAATGGCACCGAGCCTAGCAGTGCTGTTTTTTATGTGGCGCACCATACGGTTGCTGCTTACGCGGTAGATTCGCCGGCCAAGTATAAATGGAGGCAAGGGTTAAGGCATCATTTGGCAAGGGTCGATGACACATCGTCGTTCCCTCTGATGGGGATGGCGGTTGCGGCGTGGGCGTTTGCCCAGACAGATGCCGGGCTTGATTCTACGCCTGTTACTCCAGCGGGTGAGACGCCGGCAAGCGACTACTGGGATGGTGTTACCCTGGCTGATCTGCCCGGTAAGGTTGCCGATCTTCAGGTCCAAAGGGCGCAGAATGATGGCACCTTTTTTGAAAAGCTGTTGCCTGAGGAAAACGGATTTGAATCCGGATACAGCGAAGACACGATTTATGCCGTCCTGGCTTTACAGCAGGCAAAGGAGGCCGGGATCGAGGTTAACTACAGCGTAGCCGATGCCCGTGAAAAGATGCTCGGCGGTATAGAGATGGTAACCAACGGCAGTAGGTTGCTCGGCAAGGTGTATGGTCATTTGACTGATCCGGATCCGACCGACACTTATCATTTTTATGCAGGAAAAATGCTGTCTGCATTGGATGCGGCCTCGATACCGACCGATCTCAATGGCGACGATGTGATCGATATTAAGGATTTGGAGATACTGGCGGCAAACTGGCTGTCTGATTCTGGCTGTCAGTGTGAGCGAGTAGATATTAATGATGACGGCGTAGTTAATTATCCAGACTTCGCTGAAATAGTGAAAAACAAATCAGAGAAATAA
- a CDS encoding polysaccharide biosynthesis/export family protein → MLSTPEQLEMFHAAGPIKTEIDVEQLMQAKVSLDEYRLVQGDMLEFQMPAVLAKTDVQIESEQFFIHRTRVASDGTIQIPVIGQVHAAGKTLVELEKTVTDAFYPRYARNKPAIVANISQYQKAKVSITGAVENPGVYSLRSDQMSLVSLIMEAGGVVEDGAAVIKIFNPGARTAKVGGPEGIVITAAQMPDSKQVQFSFVSQAGGSKGVLKLKRGGELIFSDLLDVAKAEDREGFIGEVTSQFNDIPKSFVSKRLNALAQAVAPDSVDTEEANPKHAAVKEDTLPTAAKPIEEEPEKTKKDHNTKTQDTAGKVRKLTLPVKGLNVPFSDVALQDGASVEVEALNPETFTVIGLVKKAGAFPYPANVNYNLLQALAFAGGVDPVTDPRYVRVYRQDNDGQVVDATFKLNDTLPASGASVSIKPGDVVSVEHTPRTRRNMLMAEILGVRLGVGATYNMIDGKDLRNY, encoded by the coding sequence ATGCTTTCGACTCCAGAGCAGCTCGAAATGTTTCACGCCGCAGGGCCCATAAAGACCGAGATCGATGTCGAACAGCTGATGCAGGCAAAGGTCAGTCTTGATGAGTATCGGCTTGTGCAGGGCGATATGCTTGAATTTCAGATGCCTGCGGTTCTTGCAAAGACTGATGTTCAGATAGAATCAGAGCAGTTCTTCATCCACCGCACGCGTGTCGCGAGTGATGGAACAATCCAAATACCTGTGATAGGGCAGGTGCATGCAGCTGGTAAAACGCTGGTTGAGCTTGAGAAGACAGTTACCGATGCGTTTTATCCCAGGTATGCCAGGAACAAACCCGCGATCGTTGCTAACATCTCTCAGTACCAGAAGGCCAAGGTCTCTATAACCGGTGCCGTGGAAAATCCTGGTGTGTACAGCCTGAGAAGCGATCAGATGTCACTGGTCTCGCTTATCATGGAAGCAGGGGGTGTTGTAGAAGATGGGGCGGCGGTAATAAAGATATTCAATCCAGGCGCTCGGACAGCTAAGGTTGGTGGTCCGGAAGGGATCGTGATAACTGCTGCCCAGATGCCGGATAGTAAGCAGGTTCAGTTCTCGTTTGTCTCACAGGCAGGCGGCAGCAAGGGGGTTTTGAAACTCAAACGTGGTGGGGAGCTGATTTTCTCAGATCTATTAGATGTTGCTAAGGCTGAGGACCGCGAAGGATTTATTGGTGAGGTTACTTCGCAGTTCAATGACATTCCCAAGAGTTTTGTAAGTAAGCGGCTAAATGCATTAGCTCAGGCTGTTGCCCCTGATTCAGTTGATACAGAAGAAGCAAATCCAAAGCATGCAGCTGTAAAAGAGGATACTTTGCCAACGGCTGCCAAACCAATCGAGGAAGAGCCTGAAAAGACGAAAAAAGACCATAATACCAAAACGCAGGATACGGCCGGCAAGGTCAGAAAGCTGACCCTTCCGGTTAAAGGGCTAAATGTGCCCTTTAGTGATGTCGCATTGCAGGACGGTGCTTCTGTCGAGGTTGAGGCGTTAAATCCCGAGACGTTTACCGTGATTGGCCTGGTGAAGAAGGCTGGTGCGTTTCCTTATCCTGCGAACGTAAACTACAACCTTCTGCAGGCATTGGCTTTTGCAGGGGGTGTGGATCCGGTGACGGATCCTCGATATGTGAGAGTATACAGGCAGGACAACGATGGGCAGGTGGTGGATGCTACTTTCAAGCTTAATGATACACTGCCCGCAAGTGGTGCCAGTGTTTCGATAAAACCTGGCGACGTTGTCTCAGTGGAACATACGCCGCGTACAAGGCGGAATATGCTGATGGCTGAGATATTAGGCGTCAGGTTGGGTGTCGGTGCTACGTATAACATGATTGACGGTAAGGATCTCCGCAATTACTAG
- a CDS encoding GumC family protein, protein MNESFKTPQVNSSHEEANGDFEGREEGFQRSLFEVAWANRWLILATTILSLTAAFIYLAKATPIFTSSSRVYVEQSGPKILDETQGVMTQSKNYLYTQAELMKSTPIIKEAIEENDMASMRTFDEIDNPTGYLKKQLQVSVGKKDDILSVSFDSPYPAEAAHVVNEIIDSYITYHSQRKRSTSAEVLKILQKEKTKRAKELEENLHAMMNFKRENEGLAFENNGNNIILDRLANLSQAVTDAQLALIEAKSEYDTVKAMVSDPKKVKQFVEAKRVSGLYVSSGTENTRLKAELDRLELRLADLKRQVTEDHPSVIALEEKIASIETDLEESDQEFASAQLAVARERHMAAKKQLDEVSTFFEEQRAAAMDLNDQLAQYTILESEYQQSKKLNDILDERIKELNITEDVGALNISILEVARAPKDPSKPQKARVAAMALVLGLMAGGGLALLRDFMDKRIRGAEEITALLGLPVLGVIPLMSKRKSMAERGRRVALNPSSPVSEAYRTVRTAVFFGVPKESCKTILVTSPQPAEGKSTLISNLGITMAQAGQKTLIVDADFRRPKQHEVFEFDREPGISNILAGESQIDSVIKNTSIDGLDVLACGPSIPNASELLNSDEFGELLSSLKAKYDRILLDAPPVMPVADARILAAMCDVTLLVLRADSSTRNVSVAACEALAGVGARPLGVVVTAPGKKMSKYGYGYGYGYGYGYSYEEDDKSSAKSA, encoded by the coding sequence ATGAACGAATCATTTAAAACTCCCCAGGTGAATAGCTCGCACGAAGAGGCAAACGGCGATTTTGAAGGCCGCGAGGAAGGTTTTCAAAGGAGCCTGTTTGAGGTTGCCTGGGCCAACAGGTGGCTGATACTTGCCACGACCATCTTGTCGCTTACAGCTGCTTTTATCTATCTTGCCAAGGCTACGCCCATATTTACCAGTTCTTCTCGTGTTTATGTCGAACAGTCCGGGCCAAAGATACTCGATGAAACGCAGGGTGTGATGACCCAGTCCAAGAATTACCTGTACACACAGGCCGAGTTGATGAAATCCACACCCATCATCAAAGAGGCGATCGAAGAGAATGATATGGCGTCCATGCGGACGTTTGACGAAATCGACAATCCAACAGGTTATCTTAAAAAGCAGCTGCAGGTCAGCGTTGGAAAAAAGGATGACATACTCAGCGTTTCGTTCGATTCGCCATATCCGGCAGAAGCGGCTCATGTTGTAAACGAAATTATCGATTCTTATATCACATACCACTCTCAACGGAAAAGATCCACTTCTGCTGAGGTTCTAAAGATCCTGCAGAAGGAAAAGACCAAGCGGGCAAAAGAACTCGAAGAAAACCTGCACGCAATGATGAATTTTAAGCGAGAAAATGAGGGACTCGCTTTTGAGAACAATGGAAATAATATAATACTCGATCGTCTGGCAAACCTCTCGCAGGCGGTCACCGATGCCCAGCTGGCCTTGATAGAAGCGAAAAGTGAATATGACACTGTCAAAGCAATGGTCTCCGATCCTAAAAAGGTTAAACAATTCGTCGAAGCTAAGCGGGTAAGCGGGTTGTATGTCTCATCCGGGACGGAAAATACACGTCTAAAGGCCGAGCTGGACAGGCTGGAACTTAGGTTGGCGGACTTGAAAAGGCAAGTGACAGAGGACCATCCGTCTGTAATTGCGTTAGAAGAGAAAATTGCCTCAATTGAAACAGACTTGGAAGAATCTGATCAAGAGTTCGCAAGTGCACAGCTGGCGGTAGCCCGGGAAAGGCATATGGCGGCGAAAAAGCAGCTCGATGAAGTTTCGACATTCTTCGAAGAACAAAGGGCTGCTGCGATGGATCTCAATGATCAGCTTGCTCAGTATACCATACTTGAATCTGAGTACCAGCAGAGCAAGAAGCTCAACGACATCCTCGATGAGCGGATTAAAGAGCTCAATATCACTGAGGACGTTGGTGCTCTCAATATAAGCATACTTGAGGTTGCACGGGCACCTAAGGATCCCAGCAAGCCGCAAAAGGCTCGTGTAGCGGCCATGGCCCTTGTGCTGGGATTGATGGCTGGAGGCGGTCTGGCACTTCTCAGAGACTTTATGGACAAGCGGATTCGCGGTGCCGAGGAGATTACCGCGTTGCTCGGTCTGCCTGTGCTGGGAGTTATCCCTCTTATGTCAAAACGCAAGTCCATGGCCGAAAGAGGCCGCAGGGTTGCTCTAAATCCCTCATCACCCGTTTCGGAGGCCTACCGTACGGTACGTACAGCGGTATTCTTCGGCGTACCAAAGGAATCTTGCAAGACAATCCTTGTCACATCTCCTCAGCCTGCTGAGGGTAAAAGTACACTCATCAGCAATCTTGGCATAACCATGGCCCAGGCCGGGCAGAAGACACTTATCGTTGATGCTGATTTTAGAAGACCGAAACAGCATGAGGTTTTCGAATTCGATCGAGAGCCCGGTATCTCCAATATTCTGGCCGGGGAATCGCAGATAGACTCTGTTATCAAGAATACAAGTATTGATGGATTGGATGTGCTTGCTTGCGGGCCGTCCATACCAAATGCTTCAGAACTTTTGAACAGCGATGAGTTTGGAGAGCTGCTTAGCAGCCTGAAGGCAAAGTATGACAGAATCCTGCTCGACGCACCTCCTGTAATGCCCGTCGCGGATGCACGTATCCTGGCCGCGATGTGCGATGTTACGTTGCTTGTTCTCCGTGCCGACAGCTCCACACGAAATGTTAGTGTAGCAGCCTGTGAAGCACTTGCCGGGGTTGGTGCAAGGCCTCTTGGGGTTGTCGTAACTGCACCAGGTAAAAAGATGTCCAAATACGGCTACGGCTACGGATATGGCTATGGCTACGGCTACTCATATGAAGAAGATGATAAATCGTCTGCCAAGTCCGCTTAA